The region GTTCTGCACTCATAATTTTATAAATTGCGACTCTGGGGGTTGTAACTTCACTTGATTACCTTCTATTCGCAATCGTCCATCAAGGAACCATTTTACGGCCCGCGGGTAAATCTGATGCTCAGCAGCCAAAACTCGAGCTGCCAAGGTATCGGCACTATCTCCATCAAGCACTGGTACACAGGCCTGACAGATGATTGGGCCCTCATCGACACCTTCTGTTACAAAGTGCACCGTAGCACCGTGCTCCTTCACTCCAGCCTCTAAAGCACGTTCGTGGGTATGTAAACCTGGAAAGGCTGGAAGCAAGGCAGGATGAATATTCATTAAACGCCCCTCAAAATGACGGATAAATCTGGGGGTCAAAATTCTCATAAAGCCCGCCAAAACAACCAAATCAGCCCCTAGAGCATCAATTTGCTCAATCAGGGCTGCATCGAAGGACTCACGGCTTGCATGCTCTTTATGCTCGATTACATAGGCTGGAATGCCCTGTGAGCGAGCAAAATCAAGCCCCTTGGCCGCAGAGTGGTTGGCAATCACGCCAGCAAATTTGACGGGCCATTGCTCTTTTTGAGCAGTTTTAACGATCGCCTCGAAGTTGGATCCGCGGCCTGAGATTAAGGTAACGATTGAAAGCATGCCCACAATATAATTGATGGCTACCCTGAAAGCGATTTTGTGAACG is a window of Polynucleobacter asymbioticus QLW-P1DMWA-1 DNA encoding:
- the purN gene encoding phosphoribosylglycinamide formyltransferase; translated protein: MLSIVTLISGRGSNFEAIVKTAQKEQWPVKFAGVIANHSAAKGLDFARSQGIPAYVIEHKEHASRESFDAALIEQIDALGADLVVLAGFMRILTPRFIRHFEGRLMNIHPALLPAFPGLHTHERALEAGVKEHGATVHFVTEGVDEGPIICQACVPVLDGDSADTLAARVLAAEHQIYPRAVKWFLDGRLRIEGNQVKLQPPESQFIKL